Proteins encoded together in one Solanum lycopersicum chromosome 7, SLM_r2.1 window:
- the LOC101251491 gene encoding uncharacterized protein encodes MEDNEGGDGVGGEPIEQFHRNEAISAVADDGFMVEEDDDYEDLYNDVNVGENFLQSFRKNEDLVSRNEEVERKPEQPVLPAPPPVVAALQVVDESGRDDFQGVGGERNPVKEEDVVSGIAARASVGPAVSGTSAGSGFRVELSHPSSKMGDLAERMVNSNVPNQVMAQQPHGGGVAVAAGNLGNVGNMGNDNLIRQGGVNMNGAGNIVAGVGVASGGGGGGGGGGATILFVGDLHWWTTDAELEAELSKYGHVKEVKFFDEKASGKSKGYCQVEFHDSSAATACKESMNGHMFNGRPCVVAYASSPYNVKRMGEAQVNRNQQVAQTAVPQARRGPGEAAGKIGNNNTPTGGNYQGGGGGGDGNRGGYGRGSWGRGGPQAMGNRGPVGPMRNRPGGIAGRGMMGNGGGGFGQGMGGAPPIMHPQTMMGQGFDPAFGGPMGRMGGYGGFPGGPAPPFPGMLSSFPPVGGVGMPGVAPHVNPAFFGRGMPMNGMGMMPGAGMEGPNMGMWSEPNAGGWAGDEHGGRAGESSYAEEAGSDHQYGETTHDRGAWPNNVKEKDRGSERDWSGSTDRKHREGREPSYDRDMAREKDRGHDQDWPEKRYRDDRDVARDRERDRDHERPRERGRDRERDRDRDRHRDDRDRYADHHRYKDREQEYDDEDRGRSSRGHSKSRLSHEEDHRSRSRDADYGKRQRITSE; translated from the coding sequence ATGGAGGATAATGAAGGTGGGGATGGAGTTGGTGGAGAGCCAATCGAGCAGTTTCACAGGAATGAAGCGATCTCTGCTGTTGCCGATGATGGGTTTATGGTTGAAGAGGATGATGATTACGAAGATCTCTACAATGATGTTAACGTTGGTGAGAATTTTCTTCAATCTTTTAGAAAGAATGAGGATTTAGTATCTAGGAATGAGGAGGTAGAGAGGAAGCCTGAGCAGCCTGTCCTTCCGGCGCCACCACCGGTGGTGGCAGCACTGCAAGTGGTGGATGAGAGTGGGCGTGACGATTTTCAGGGTGTGGGTGGGGAGAGGAATCCTGTAAAAGAGGAGGATGTAGTGTCTGGGATTGCTGCTAGAGCGTCCGTAGGTCCAGCTGTGTCTGGGACTTCTGCTGGTAGTGGGTTTAGGGTTGAGTTAAGTCATCCATCAAGTAAGATGGGTGATTTAGCAGAGCGGATGGTGAATAGTAACGTTCCAAATCAGGTGATGGCTCAACAGCCTCATGGTGGTGGTGTTGCAGTAGCTGCTGGAAATCTGGGTAATGTTGGAAATATGGGGAATGATAATTTGATAAGGCAAGGAGGGGTTAATATGAACGGGGCGGGTAATATTGTTGCTGGAGTTGGGGTCGCTAGTGGTGGAGGAGGAGGTGGTGGCGGCGGTGGTGCGACAATTCTTTTTGTTGGTGATTTGCATTGGTGGACCACAGATGCTGAGCTGGAAGCTGAGCTGAGCAAGTATGGACACGTGAAGGAGGTGAAATTTTTTGACGAAAAAGCTAGTGGGAAGTCTAAAGGATATTGCCAGGTTGAGTTTCATGATTCCTCAGCTGCCACAGCTTGCAAGGAAAGTATGAATGGACATATGTTCAATGGGCGACCATGTGTAGTCGCTTATGCATCATCACCGTATAATGTGAAGAGGATGGGTGAGGCTCAGGTGAATCGAAATCAGCAGGTGGCTCAAACTGCTGTTCCCCAAGCAAGGCGGGGGCCTGGTGAAGCTGCTGGTAAAATTGGAAATAACAACACTCCTACTGGTGGCAATTATCAAGGCGGCGGTGGTGGTGGGGATGGCAACAGGGGGGGTTATGGTAGAGGCAGTTGGGGTAGAGGAGGTCCTCAAGCTATGGGAAATCGGGGGCCTGTAGGTCCTATGAGAAACAGGCCTGGTGGGATTGCAGGTAGGGGTATGATGGGTAACGGTGGAGGTGGATTTGGACAAGGTATGGGTGGTGCACCTCCTATTATGCATCCTCAAACAATGATGGGTCAAGGCTTTGATCCTGCTTTTGGAGGGCCTATGGGGAGAATGGGTGGTTATGGAGGATTTCCTGGTGGTCCAGCTCCACCATTTCCTGGTATGTTGTCATCTTTTCCACCTGTTGGAGGAGTTGGGATGCCTGGAGTAGCTCCGCATGTAAATCCTGCATTCTTTGGTAGAGGAATGCCAATGAATGGTATGGGAATGATGCCAGGCGCTGGTATGGAGGGGCCTAACATGGGGATGTGGTCAGAACCTAATGCGGGTGGATGGGCTGGTGACGAGCACGGTGGTAGAGCAGGAGAGTCAAGTTATGCAGAAGAAGCTGGGTCTGATCATCAGTATGGAGAAACAACTCACGATAGAGGGGCTTGGCCAAATAATGTGAAAGAGAAAGACAGAGGATCAGAGCGTGATTGGTCTGGTTCTACAGATAGAAAACATAGAGAAGGCAGAGAACCATCCTATGATAGAGACATGGCTCGTGAAAAGGATCGGGGCCACGACCAGGATTGGCCAGAGAAAAGATACCGCGATGATAGAGATGTCGCACGAGACAGAGAGAGGGACCGCGATCATGAACGTCCTAGAGAACGAGGGCGTGATCGCGAGAGGGATCGAGATCGTGATCGTCATAGGGATGATAGAGATAGATATGCTGATCATCACAGGTACAAGGACCGTGAGCAGGAATATGATGATGAAGACAGAGGAAGATCATCAAGAGGACACAGCAAATCACGATTATCACATGAGGAAGACCATCGGTCAAGATCAAGGGATGCTGATTATGGAAAGAGGCAGCGTATAACATCAGAGTGA